One part of the Sus scrofa isolate TJ Tabasco breed Duroc chromosome 8, Sscrofa11.1, whole genome shotgun sequence genome encodes these proteins:
- the SFRP2 gene encoding secreted frizzled-related protein 2 precursor, with product MPQGPGSLLLLVLASHCCLGSARGLFFGQPDFSYKRSNCKPIPANLQLCHGIEYQNMRLPNLLGHETMKEVLEQAGAWIPLVMKQCHPDTKKFLCSLFAPVCLDDLDETIQPCHSLCVQVKDRCAPVMSAFGFPWPDMLECDRFPQDNDLCIPLASSDHLLPATEEAPKVCEACKNKNEDDNDIMETLCKNDFALKIKVKEITYINRDTKIILETKSKTIYKLNGVSERDLKKSVLWLKDSLQCTCEEMNDINAPYLVMGQKLGGELVITSVKRWQKGQREFKRISRSIRKLQC from the exons ATGCCGCAGGGCCCCGGCTCGCTGCTGCTGCTAGTCCTCGCCTCGCACTGCTGCTTGGGTTCGGCGCGCGGGCTCTTCTTCGGCCAGCCCGACTTCTCCTACAAGCGCAGCAACTGCAAGCCCATCCCGGCCAACCTGCAGCTTTGCCACGGCATAGAGTACCAGAACATGCGGCTGCCCAACCTGCTGGGCCACGAGACCATGAAGGAGGTGCTGGAGCAGGCGGGCGCCTGGATCCCTCTGGTCATGAAGCAGTGCCACCCGGACACCAAGAAGTTCCTGTGCTCGCTCTTCGCCCCTGTCTGCCTCGATGACCTGGACGAAACCATCCAGCCGTGCCATTCGCTCTGCGTGCAGGTGAAGGACCGCTGCGCTCCGGTTATGTCCGCGTTCGGCTTCCCCTGGCCCGACATGCTGGAGTGCGACCGTTTCCCCCAGGACAACGACCTCTGCATCCCCCTCGCTAGCAGCGACCACCTCCTGCCGGCCACGGAGGAAG CTCCAAAGGTATGTGAagcctgcaaaaacaaaaacgaggATGACAACGACATAATGGAAACTCTTTGTAAAAATGATTTTG CACTGAAAATCAAAGTGAAAGAGATTACCTACATCAACAGAGACACCAAAATCATCCTGGAGACCAAGAGCAAGACCATTTACAAGCTGAACGGCGTGTCCGAGCGGGACCTGAAGaagtcagtgctgtggctcaaaGACAGCCTGCAGTGCACCTGCGAGGAGATGAACGATATCAACGCGCCCTATCTGGTCATGGGACAGAAGCTGGGCGGGGAGCTGGTGATCACCTCGGTGAAGCGGTGGCAGAAGGGGCAGAGAGAGTTCAAGCGCATCTCTCGTAGCATCCGCAAGCTGCAGTGCTAG